The Triticum urartu cultivar G1812 chromosome 6, Tu2.1, whole genome shotgun sequence genome includes the window ACGCGCACAACATGTTTAACGAAATGCCCCCAAGGTAAAAAAAATTCAACGTTTCTTTTCTTGTTATTTTTTGAATGCATTCATATAGATAGCTTATTCGCGTTGTTCAAAAAACTTTGTAGTCTCAACGATGATGCATATATGTCAACTGTGGGTGTTGGCTTCAACAATTCGCATTGGTCTCAAACCAATGACATGCATTTCGAATACCATGAGTTTGAGGTGGACGAGGAGGGTGAGAGGATTGTCGATGCGCCGAAAGAAAGAGCGGGCAATTACACCAACGCCGAGGACATCTTACTATGCAATACTTGGTTGCAAGTGTCGAGGGATCCATCCGTTGGAGGTGATCAAAGTAGAGATGCTTATTGGGGACGGATGAAAGAACACAATGTTCACAACGTGAGTGGAATTGACCGCTCCGAGAGATCACTTCGGCCATGGGCGGAATGTCTTTCGATGTGCCTCCTCACACACATTCCATGAAGGTGCCGTTGAAGATCTTGCCAACAGCGTCGGAGCTTCACGTGATGCGGTGCGCgatgaggagagggaggaagaaTCATCTTCGGAGGAGGCAGAATCGTCttccgaagatgaggacgaagacgaggaggaggattGATGTGTCTTTCGTTTGTGTCTTGAACTTGGTTTGCATTTTGAACTTGGTTGGATAAACTTGTGGGCATGAACTTTTATTTATCAATTTGTTTGTGTGAAAATTTATATGTCATGTTCATTACATTTTGAATGTTTTCAAAATTCATTTTGTGTCCAAAATGCCATATATGCAATGCCCCGGCGAGTCACGTGCGCTGCATTTTTTGCGCACTGCTGGAGCGGCGTGCGTTGCATTTTAGCGCGGCTGTTGGAGCCAGCGCTGGCGGCCGCGCAAAACCAGACGAACGGCGCGCAGCAAACTAGTTTTTAGCGCGCGGCGCGTACCGCGGCTGTTGGAGATGGTCTGAGCTTAGGGTTCTTTGGTTGCTACTATTTTTCTTTTTTGCTCCTTGTCTAGGGAAGGAAGAAAACAGTTATCTCTTTTGAAGGGAAGCAAAAAAAAAAAGTGCAGGTTGAAACATGAGGCTAGGGCCTACATGAGGTGCAGCCCAGCGTGACAGCATCTCGTGTCGGCATCGATATCACAGCACGCACTGTTTCTGCTAAGGAGATTACAGTTTGGTAgcacaaaaaaaacaaaaaatggagTTGGACGATAGCATGCAGCATGTGCGTGCGTGTGGTTGGAAGCGAAATCTGCTCTGCTTTTGGCGCGTGATGGAAAGTTGGAGCTAACCACCTAACCAAAACCAAGCCATGGATTCTTCTCATCTCTCATCTACTATAAGTAAACCATCCATGAACTCCATCGATTCTCGTCGCAACTAATCCGATCACCAAGTGATAGCATAcctccggaggaggaggaagaagaagaatcaAACTGCGATGGCGCGGGTGGAGGCGCTGAGCATGAGCGGCGCGACGACGATCCCGGCGGAGTACGTGCGGCCGCAGGAGGAGCgccagggcctgggcgacgcctacGCCGAGGCGGCGGCCTGCTGGTCCGCGGCGGGCTCCCCTCGAATCCCCATCGTCGACGTGGCCGCCTTCGACGCCGCGGACCCGGCCTCCCCAGCGAGCCTTGCCGTCGTTGACGCCGTGCGCGCCGCCGCGGAGGACTGGGGCGTCATGCACCTGGCCGGTCACGGCATCCCGGAGGATCTCATCGATGCACTGCGCGGCGCCGGCACGGGGTTCTTCCGCATGCCGATCGAGGACAAGGAGGCCTACGCCAACGACCCGGCGGCGGGGAGGTTGGAGGGGTACGGCAGCCGGCTCGCCGGATCCGCCGGCGAGGACGGGAAGAGGGAGTGGGAGGACTACCTGTTGCACATGCTCCACCCCGACACCCGCGCCGACCACGCGCTCTGGCCGGCATACCCGCCCGAGTACGTGCCCGTCACCAAGAGCTTCGGGGAGCACGTGAGCGCGCTCTCGTCCCGGCTCCTCGCCATCCTCTCCCTCGGGCTCGGCGTCCAGGCCGGCACCCTCGAGCGCCGCCTCCGCCTCACCTCCGGCGAGGCCCAGGTGGAGGACGACCTGCTGCTGAAGCTCAAGATCAACTACTACCCGCGGTGCCCGCAGCCGGAGCTGGCCGTGGGCGTGGAGGCGCACACCGACGTGTCCGCGCTCTCCTTCATCCTCACCAACGGCGTGCCGGGCCTGCAGGTCCTCCGTCCCGGCGACGGCCAGACCTGGGTCACCGCGCGTGACGAGCCGGGCACGCTCGTGGTCCACGTCGGCGACGCGCTGGAGATCCTCAGCAACGGGCGCTACACCAGCGTGCTCCACCGCGTGCTCGTCAACCGGCAGGCCGTGCGAGTCTCCTGGGTCGTCTTCGCCCAGCCGCCGCCCGACTCCGTGCTGCTGCGCCCGATGCCGGAGCTCGTCCAAGGGGATGGCGCCGAGACGCCGCGCTTCGAGCCGCGCACCTTCAGGCAGCAGCTCGAGCGCAAGGTCCTCAAGAAGACGAATGATCAACAAGAGGACTAG containing:
- the LOC125516214 gene encoding leucoanthocyanidin dioxygenase 1-like: MARVEALSMSGATTIPAEYVRPQEERQGLGDAYAEAAACWSAAGSPRIPIVDVAAFDAADPASPASLAVVDAVRAAAEDWGVMHLAGHGIPEDLIDALRGAGTGFFRMPIEDKEAYANDPAAGRLEGYGSRLAGSAGEDGKREWEDYLLHMLHPDTRADHALWPAYPPEYVPVTKSFGEHVSALSSRLLAILSLGLGVQAGTLERRLRLTSGEAQVEDDLLLKLKINYYPRCPQPELAVGVEAHTDVSALSFILTNGVPGLQVLRPGDGQTWVTARDEPGTLVVHVGDALEILSNGRYTSVLHRVLVNRQAVRVSWVVFAQPPPDSVLLRPMPELVQGDGAETPRFEPRTFRQQLERKVLKKTNDQQED